Proteins encoded within one genomic window of Pseudorasbora parva isolate DD20220531a chromosome 3, ASM2467924v1, whole genome shotgun sequence:
- the LOC137071925 gene encoding uncharacterized protein, which translates to MTLLSPNSSVCTYPPPPPSFPTPPPTPFPPFPTPTSSCITLTQIHLNPSTNPSVSYQNSHAAPSNPKDADNSSTIVPKTGGKQGKWMYKQEECQVHPRLKTFPYDKIVRRRTSKEGVKEVKVRWKPCSGCGMKWADTWEPNNLFFPE; encoded by the exons ATGACCCTTCTTTCTCCTAACTCTTCTGTCTGCACTTATCCTCCTCCACCACCTTCTTTCCCCACTCCTCCTCCTACACCATTTCCCCCCTTCCCTACTCCTACCTCCTCTTGCATCACCCTTACTCAAATCCATTTAAATCCATCTACAAACCCTTCTGTCTCCTACCAAAACAGCCATGCTGCCCCATCTAACCCCAAAGATGCAG aTAATTCATCCACAATAGTCCCAAAGACAGGAGGCAAGCAAGGAAAATGGATGTATAAACAAGAAG AATGCCAAGTTCATCCAAGATTAAAAACATTTCCCTATGATAAGATCGTAAGGAGGAGGACGTCAAAGGAA GGTGTCAAAGAGGTCAAAGTGCGATGGAAGCCGTGTTCAGGATG TGGGATGAAATGGGCGGACACCTGGGAGCCAAACAATCTTTTCTTCCCAGAATAG